The Trichosurus vulpecula isolate mTriVul1 chromosome 4, mTriVul1.pri, whole genome shotgun sequence genome contains a region encoding:
- the SLC30A1 gene encoding zinc transporter 1 has product MGCWGRNRARLLCMLSLTFMFMVLEVVVSRLTSSLAMLSDSFHMLSDVLALIVALVAERFARRTQSTQKNTFGWIRAEVMGALVNAIFLTGLCFALLLEAIERFIEPHEMQQPLVVLGVGVAGLLVNLLGLCLFHHHSGFGDRGGPGGGGHGHSHGGHGHGHSRGKNNRSGGNTTNMTESERAADGEETNNLVINSSNSNGMKLDRAEEQARDRAMEVQVNGNLIGDDSDNLDSEDEDNSGQLNMRGVFLHVFGDALGSVIVVINALVFFFSWKSCSDGICRNPCIDEPCQAFVGLINSTGPVDEAGPCWVLYLDPTLCLVMIGILLYTTYPLLKESALILLQTVPKQVDIRNLKMELRKVEGVEEVHELHVWQLAGSRIIATAHIKCRDPASYMEVAKIIKDVFHNHGIHATTIQPEFASVGAKSSVTPCELACRTQCALKQCCGTAQKTNSGRETEKSSAVSISCLELSDNLEKQPRRTKIDSIPAVMIDIKKMPNKQPESSM; this is encoded by the exons ATGGGGTGCTGGGGTCGGAACCGGGCCCGGCTGCTGTGCATGCTGTCGCTGACCTTCATGTTCATGGTGCTGGAGGTGGTGGTGAGCCGGCTGACCTCGTCGCTGGCGATGCTCTCGGACTCGTTCCACATGCTGTCCGACGTGCTGGCCCTCATCGTGGCCTTGGTGGCGGAGCGCTTCGCCCGGCGGACCCAGTCCACCCAGAAGAACACGTTCGGCTGGATCCGGGCCGAGGTGATGGGCGCCCTGGTGAACGCCATCTTCCTGACCGGCCTCTGCTTCGCCCTCCTGCTGGAGGCCATCGAGCGCTTCATCGAGCCCCATGAGATGCAGCAGCCGCTGGTGGTCCTCGGGGTCGGCGTGGCCGGGCTCTTGGTCAACCTGCTGGGGCTCTGCCTCTTCCACCACCACAGCGGCTTCGGGGACAGGGGCGGGCCCGGCGGAGGCGGCCACGGCCACTCCCACGGGGGGCACGGGCACGGCCACAGCCGGGGCAAGAACAACCGCAGCGGGGGCAACACGACCAACATGACGGAGAGCGAGCGGGCCGCCGACGGGGAGGAGACCAACAACTTGGTCATCAACAGCAGCAACTCGAACGGAATGAAGCTGGACAGAGCAG AGGAACAAGCCAGAGATCGAGCAATGGAAGTCCAAGTTAATGGGAATCTTATTGGTGACGATTCAGACAATTTAGATTCGGAAGACGAAGATAATAGTGGACAACTTAACATGCGTGGAGTTTTCCTACATGTCTTTGGAGATGCCTTGGGTTCAGTAATTGTAGTGATAAATGCcttggtctttttcttttcttggaaatCTTGTTCTGATGGAATCTGTAGGAACCCATGTATCGATGAGCCCTGCCAGGCATTTGTAGGTCTAATTAATAGTACTGGACCTGTAGATGAGGCTGGTCCTTGCTGGGTGCTGTATTTAGATCCAACTCTCTGTCTTGTGATGATTGGCATACTTCTTTACACCACTTATCCATTACTTAAGGAATCTGCCCTTATCCTTTTGCAAACTGTGCCTAAACAAGTAGATATCAGAAATTTGAAAATGGAACTTCGAAAAGTTGAAGGAGTTGAAGAAGTTCATGAATTGCATGTTTGGCAGCTTGCTGGGAGCAGAATCATCGCCACTGCTCACATAAAATGTCGAGACCCTGCGTCCTACATGGAGGTGGCTAAAATCATTAAAGACGTTTTTCACAATCACGGAATCCACGCCACTACTATTCAGCCTGAATTTGCTAGTGTAGGCGCTAAATCAAGTGTGACCCCATGCGAGCTTGCTTGTAGAACTCAGTGTGCGTTGAAGCAATGTTGTGGGACCGCACAAAAAACCAATTctggaagggaaacagaaaagagTTCTGCAGTTAGCATTTCTTGTTTAGAACTTAGTGACAATTTAGAGAAGCAGCCCAGGAGGACTAAAATTGATAGTATACCAGCTGTTATGATAGATATAAAGAAGATGCCAAACAAACAACCAGAATCATCTATGTAA